TGTTTAGCCATGGCCAGCTATATGTCGCACTTTCACGGGTTACAACACCTGCAGGTCTAAAGATTGTCATCGTCGGAGATGGCAACGGTGGCATGACAAACCATACCAGAAACATCGTTTACAAAGAAACATTTAACAATTTGACTACCTCAGAGTGGCGACAATAAACAATACCTAGACCTACCGTGTATTTTTGGGCTGCAAAAAAAAAACTTCCGCCTCCACCACCGTTAAACCAACATAGTGACTGATACATGCCCTAAACTCTATTCTTCCCACCCGTTCCAACCACAACAACTATATACGAGACACGTTAAGTATTATGCGTCTAGCCTCCAAGGCCCAACTATTCATGTAGCGTGTCAATAAGGACGCCGCAACAGCTATATATACGCCCCATGCAGTACGAATGTAAGTCTGATCAGATTCCACTAAATTCCAAAAACTGATGTTCTTTTTATTTCTTAGCTTTAATGTGTGTGGAATTAACTCAGATACATGGTCTGCTTGGTTTATTTGTCTGTTTTAGTAAACAATGGTAACGATGGTTCGAAGCCTACTAATTATTACTGGCATAAACACATTGTCAGGCACACATTTTTGGGTCACGGGTGCCACCTGTCATTAGGAGGGTGGAGGTCATATACTTCCGTACGAACTGTTGTTTCAAACATTTTAACCTGTCATTATAGCCCCATCGTGGATCCTCATGAGCTGGTTACACACTTACACATCAACGGTTTATGAACCTTATACTATTTTGTTTACTGTCATATCCAACTCACTATAACATTCACTCTAACATGTTCATGGTTATATAGAAATGTGAGCCGACTATGAGGGGGACTCAAGGAACTCTTATTATCACTTCAACTCCTCAAATTGTCGGTTTTTTTACTGGACTTTGGCATAATATCAAACGGTGAATTCTGAAACATGTTCAGCCCTGGTAAGTCATTATTATTAAACATTATTTTACAGTGGTGTCTTCCGTTGGGTGTTTTGTGGTTTTATTTTCTTTACATTTGTACTTGATAATGGAACTTATGTTAATGCTATGTGTTATTCTGGCCAGGTAATCATTATTTGGTTTCGAAACTGATATGGGCATCCAATATTACATCCGGAGATAAACTAACCGAAGTTCTACCGTATTTAACGCAACCATCAGTGACGGAGAAATCGGAACCTACCTACTGCTTATTCAGCCTACATAGTTCATATTACCATATGTTCTCAAAAAAGAAAATGGCTAaaatgttttttgtttgtttcttaAAACTGGTTTCTTTCCTCATTTCCAGGAATTATATATCAGCCATACAGACGAAAGCCCAATTGGTGCAGAAACCGATAAGCTGTGTAAAAGCCGCCGTTGAAACAATGGGACACGGGGGTCTACACCTCGAACTATTCAACACAGACAAACCCGGACTGCTGGGGCAAGTGAGACGATTGTTACAGCAAACGAGATGAAAGTAACACATGCAACGATGACTAACACAGTGGGTGCGTCTGTAACCATTTCCGGTGCAACGGCCACTGCTGGAAACCCGGTATTGCTTGGACATTGTTGCTTAATGATGGAACTGCTTTAAATTATACATCTTAATGTGCTTATGCTGCTTTCTTATTTGGGCGTATTGCGGTTTTAGCTTGCTATTCACTTCGAAGATATGCTAACCGAATTCCTGTCGTGTTTCACGCAACCATGCATATCGGAAAAGACGGAGCATAACTGGTACTTATACAGCCTTCATAGTTCATATTATTATACATTACACATGTCATTCATTCAGACTATCTATTTTtctattaaattaaataatttaaaattttaaggaTACATGTTAATTATCAATTCTTAATTAAAGGATAATATTAAATCAAATCTAATCCTTATTAGTGTTCTTTGGGTAGGATCAGACAGAGTACCGTCTTTATCTTCATTGAAATGAGACATGCGTAGTCCTGCATGAAGACATATTCATGATCCTATGATTAAACATTATATTCTGGTAAATAGCATCTGAACTTTATGTCTTTATCCTATAAATATAAAAATGCAACTTTTCGCCTTAACAATGAGCCTAAGTGATACCGGTAGTTCAGCCTTCAGAGGCTTTGAAACATGTTTCAATATGTCTTTACTTGACCGTGTAGAACTTTGCAAAGTCAAAGCTCGAGTTTTGACCTGAACATGGCTAAACTTAAACATGAGTACCGTGTATATCTGACGGTTTTGAATATTTAGGCCAACGACGGTCACGGTTTAGAGTTTGGTGAAATATATAATACAATATGTATTGTCAATAACGGTCACGGTTTATGGCGAGCTCTGTTGAACGGTTGAATAAAAGCGGTCCGTTTTTAGAGGCCTTTGCTGAACTCGGCTACTGATTTATTTGTTGTTGGAGTTGTTGTTTGCATCTGCTATAACTGATTACTATCAGGTACTCTAAAATAATGCCTAAGTTTATTTTCCGTATAATACAAAAGACAACCAAAGCTGATTGAAATACTGAGATATCTTGCTAACTCATCCATTTTATTTAACCCTATAGCTTTATGCATGTCTACACTTCTCATATTCAATTTGCATAACATGAAAATAACCTGTACCGATCAATTATTAACCCTTTACTACTCAAATGATTGCCATTTAAGACATACCGGTAATCAGTTGAGAGGTCACATAATAATTACTAACAAATCAAGGAACTATAGAAATAAAAGATATTAATTTCATGACATCGTTAACTATTCTGTAACGGTTTTGATTAAATTTTCATTCAAATGAAAACTGCCGCAGGTGATTCGAAGAGTCTACGATTCATGTGACTATAAATACATGGCTACATTCATCCATGAACCCTTTCATGCTGCAACCGGAGACTGCAAATCGCAAACCATCTGCCAAAATGAAGAAAAACACTGCTGTTGCTAACTGTTCAGAAAGTTTATCGAAGCTTGAAGACATATTACGCCACGGCCGAGAAAATAAACACCACACGGTATCACCCCTTTCTATAATTTCAACCGTTTCCCCCGTACCCATTATTGTCCATACATAAAAGATGTTTCTTCTAATCCATGCAGAGTGCTGAGTTCAATTGTCGCGTGGTCATTAAAGGCGTACGTAATAGCGAGCAATGGTTTAGACTTATGTGTAGAGGCGGGAAATGCATGAAAGGTGTCTTTGCTGATCAAGGGGAGCTCTGGTGTGCTGGCTGTGAAAACCCAGTTATGTTCCCTCGGGCAAGGTTTGGTTTTGGTATTCTATTGTTATCTTCGTTGCCAAAAGCCTTTGTACACTttgacatcaaaaaaaaaaaaattttcacaGGTACCATCTTGAACTTGATGTCCTGGATTCCACGGCAAGTGTAGTCATTGTGTGTTTCGATGACACTGCACAGATACTAACCCACACCACTGCTCAGGATATACTCAATGTGGAATCGGGTCTCACGCGTATCAACACCGTTTATTCCGAAAACACCCCGGCTAGCTTTACTCCAGTCATAATACAGAACTCTAATGGTGGCATCTCAGCGCTCCCAAACTGCTTGCACTCACTGGTGGGCACCACCCGAACCATCCAAGTCGACACATCCACATATTACAATCATGGCACCTTTGAGAGCTTCAACTGCAAACGTGTACTCCCAGACGAAACAAGCTGGCAACCTGTTAGACCTACCAGTCCTGCTCCCATTACTAGGCTGGATAAAGGAGTGATGACAATACCAACACCAGTTAAGCTCAAAGAAACGAACAGAAAGTCCATGTAAGTTTCTGTATATCCTATTTACTTGATACAATCACTGAACCACAAAACTACATCTCCAACTGTGGTTTCTTTTTAGAAAACGTCTAACATCAAATATTATATACTACAGACATCATATTTATTTCTTGAAGCCTCGCTATACAAATGTTACTTATTAAATGGAAACCATATGAAAACAATAACAATTATATTTCTATAGTAACATTGAAAAAAAAGGACAAACCTTATCTCATACAAAACCACAAAATGCAATGGTCGAAAATTGAACAGTCAATACACCATTTCCGCCCGAATGACCAACGTTAGTTTGGCCAGAAACATGATCCTTATAAGTGATCAGCCTATTGGACGCCCAGCTACAAACACAGTAACGAACTACAACATTGGACTTGATATAGGCTTCTTCAATTTAAGAATACATGCGAGCACACCCCTAACTTCCCACATTCCGTAAGGTTGCCTTTATTTACGTCTATTACGATTAAGTTTGTAGTGGTTTTATTTAAACTTCTCTGTTCTTTTAGATATTTAGGTTTAATCATTGGGTCATGTTTTTCCTCCTATTTATACACGCCAAATAACTGCATAACATTCCCTT
The Helianthus annuus cultivar XRQ/B chromosome 6, HanXRQr2.0-SUNRISE, whole genome shotgun sequence genome window above contains:
- the LOC110863709 gene encoding uncharacterized protein LOC110863709, which encodes MNPFMLQPETANRKPSAKMKKNTAVANCSESLSKLEDILRHGRENKHHTSAEFNCRVVIKGVRNSEQWFRLMCRGGKCMKGVFADQGELWCAGCENPVMFPRARYHLELDVLDSTASVVIVCFDDTAQILTHTTAQDILNVESGLTRINTVYSENTPASFTPVIIQNSNGGISALPNCLHSLVGTTRTIQVDTSTYYNHGTFESFNCKRVLPDETSWQPVRPTSPAPITRLDKGVMTIPTPVKLKETNRKSIPTYAGFESDGSMNNTPCESPTYEASYSDGSVGSAPGESGPSTT